From Spirosoma agri, one genomic window encodes:
- a CDS encoding sialate O-acetylesterase, whose amino-acid sequence MKLVVQPFLLVGLTVMLWIIGPMQVVAQIDVTYPVSRMIVQRDNNNKALVQIAGSYAQPIDAVEARAVVRTAGQGTTTNWTTIQTNPLNGQFNGTMTITGGWYQLEVRGKLNGAVVATDAVDRFGVGEVFAILGHSNAQGSSCIDSNGNDNCPTIAGAVDDRVTVVPVDQTTPEFLQYEKTADTRYLPGLVFSQLATFSGISPFAKMSWFWGRMGDLLVQRINVPVLIYNAGFGGTNMEQNYKAASNIPFDHWFVNYSIRMPYANLRNLMNLYVPSTGIRAVLLQHGENDRNNATDLIVTHHYGVIDSVRRQFNKPNLAWIIALSSYVGGRFENVRAAQQTVINRANYLTYQGPDLDEVTDRPDGIHFSPTGQTKVGERWANAITDTYLQTIQPYAAEVQPLTSLSCATGNQLTLTQPSGYEYTWSTGSTSQGLTVGAGTYSARLRNPQNKVIFPPAVTVPSIVRPAVPTITTSGSMSLCEPGSVTLTSSYTGKNLWNTFETTSSIQANAVGTYYLKAINSVYGCQSDAASTYISNAMTDLSLALAVSRRTLAPGDTVTVTLTVTNEGGCDAGAVTMQNRLPSNMTFVSSADLTASNGVVTGNLTNVAPGQSVSRRFVARLTAEGTYSNAAQLIAQSRLDPDSQPNSGTGDGQDDAAMVDLRTKSVGTLALFSSPNPYQTPLPALQSNQPKPDSNKADLSLAIELGQRNGKPGQTVTITLKVANQGGLAATGIRVLHNLPTGLQVVATSLPANMTANGSTVTGSISQLAAGQTASLTFTATVTGQGNLINTAQIMAADQPDPDSTPGNGTTNGEDDTAQADFRSAGAAGARMAATPAATVSPRQVTDLPKVNGQIQHRFSGNGQQ is encoded by the coding sequence ATGAAATTAGTTGTACAACCCTTCTTACTAGTGGGTTTGACGGTTATGTTGTGGATCATTGGACCAATGCAGGTTGTTGCTCAAATCGATGTTACCTACCCCGTCAGCCGGATGATCGTCCAACGCGACAATAACAACAAAGCCCTTGTCCAGATTGCTGGCAGCTATGCCCAACCTATTGATGCTGTGGAGGCCAGGGCCGTAGTTCGTACAGCCGGACAGGGCACAACAACCAACTGGACAACCATTCAGACAAATCCGCTCAATGGTCAGTTCAATGGTACGATGACCATCACGGGAGGCTGGTATCAACTTGAGGTGCGGGGCAAATTAAACGGAGCAGTTGTAGCAACGGATGCGGTAGACCGGTTTGGCGTTGGCGAAGTCTTTGCGATTCTGGGTCACTCCAATGCGCAGGGATCGAGTTGTATCGATTCGAATGGCAACGACAACTGTCCAACCATAGCGGGAGCCGTTGACGACCGCGTAACCGTCGTACCAGTTGACCAGACTACGCCCGAATTTCTACAGTACGAAAAAACTGCCGATACCCGCTACCTCCCCGGTCTGGTGTTCAGCCAGCTGGCTACATTCAGTGGCATATCTCCGTTCGCCAAAATGTCGTGGTTCTGGGGGCGTATGGGTGATCTGCTGGTGCAGCGCATCAATGTGCCAGTCCTGATTTATAATGCCGGTTTTGGGGGAACCAACATGGAACAGAACTACAAAGCAGCCTCCAATATCCCGTTCGATCATTGGTTTGTTAACTACAGCATACGGATGCCTTACGCTAATCTGCGTAACCTGATGAATCTCTACGTTCCCTCAACAGGGATTCGGGCGGTGCTGCTGCAACATGGTGAAAATGATAGGAACAACGCAACAGACCTCATCGTCACGCATCATTATGGCGTCATTGATTCGGTACGGCGTCAATTCAACAAACCCAATCTGGCCTGGATCATTGCCTTGTCTTCCTACGTTGGCGGTCGCTTCGAGAATGTCCGGGCGGCACAGCAGACAGTCATCAACCGGGCCAACTACCTGACCTATCAGGGACCCGATCTCGACGAGGTAACGGACCGCCCCGATGGTATCCACTTTTCGCCTACGGGTCAGACGAAGGTGGGCGAACGATGGGCCAATGCCATTACAGATACGTATTTGCAGACGATACAACCGTATGCCGCTGAAGTTCAGCCCCTCACCAGCCTTTCCTGCGCCACGGGTAACCAATTGACACTAACGCAACCCAGCGGGTACGAATATACCTGGAGCACGGGAAGTACATCACAAGGGCTAACGGTTGGTGCCGGAACGTACTCAGCACGATTACGCAACCCCCAGAATAAAGTCATTTTTCCGCCCGCGGTTACTGTCCCGAGCATTGTTCGTCCCGCCGTACCGACGATCACAACCAGCGGGTCGATGTCGTTATGTGAACCGGGAAGTGTTACCCTAACGTCCAGTTATACAGGAAAAAACCTTTGGAATACCTTCGAGACGACCTCGTCCATTCAGGCGAATGCAGTAGGCACGTATTACTTGAAGGCGATTAACTCCGTGTATGGTTGTCAATCCGATGCCGCCAGCACGTACATCAGTAATGCCATGACCGATCTGTCGTTGGCCCTGGCCGTCAGTCGCCGAACGCTAGCACCGGGCGATACCGTCACGGTTACGTTAACGGTTACCAACGAAGGTGGCTGCGATGCCGGAGCCGTTACAATGCAGAATCGATTACCCAGCAACATGACCTTCGTTTCATCGGCCGATTTGACCGCATCAAACGGCGTTGTCACCGGTAATCTTACCAACGTAGCCCCCGGCCAGTCCGTTTCACGTCGGTTTGTGGCCCGTCTTACGGCTGAAGGCACTTATTCGAACGCGGCCCAATTGATCGCTCAATCGAGACTGGATCCCGACAGCCAGCCAAATTCAGGTACTGGCGACGGGCAGGATGATGCGGCAATGGTCGATCTGCGCACAAAGTCCGTAGGGACACTCGCTTTATTTTCGTCGCCTAATCCCTATCAGACGCCCCTCCCAGCCCTGCAAAGTAATCAACCCAAGCCTGATTCTAACAAGGCCGATCTAAGCCTGGCGATAGAGCTTGGTCAGCGGAACGGTAAGCCCGGACAGACAGTTACCATTACGCTTAAAGTAGCGAATCAGGGCGGCTTGGCTGCCACTGGAATTCGGGTTTTGCACAACTTACCCACGGGCTTACAGGTGGTCGCAACTTCGTTGCCAGCCAATATGACGGCGAATGGCTCAACGGTAACGGGTTCGATCAGCCAGCTGGCGGCAGGTCAGACAGCAAGCTTAACCTTCACTGCTACCGTCACTGGCCAGGGTAACCTGATCAATACGGCACAGATCATGGCTGCCGACCAGCCTGACCCAGACAGTACACCCGGCAATGGCACGACCAATGGCGAAGATGACACCGCTCAGGCTGATTTTCGCTCAGCCGGTGCAGCAGGAGCACGAATGGCAGCCACTCCCGCTGCGACGGTTTCGCCTAGACAAGTAACCGATCTACCCAAAGTAAATGGCCAGATTCAGCATCGCTTTTCGGGTAACGGCCAGCAGTAA
- a CDS encoding T9SS type A sorting domain-containing protein, with protein MNVRLPFFYWLNLTHCWLAITCSLFLLVAAPQAAKAVTYLHTDAKLAGTGSVLGNSPLADPVLTFTPASPAVCSGGSISLALAGCPATGMVRWSTGQTGASISVRPAQSTSYTATCSVSGPQGTTTSASSLVTVHQPITITAGPSAASACEGMAVTFSATATGSPITYAWSRNGAAIAGATSAQLMLPSVSLAQAGAYAVTLSNQCNTVSSVPVALTIAPGIEIKAIPTPANCFGSSTGQIFIGATGGTGPQQFQLNGQSTQTSNIFANLKAGTYQVSVRDVLGCSAQTTAEIKQPVPVVLTAKAVNAKCSGGSDGGILVAASGGNAPYKFQINGGPLQTGESFFDLKDKSTYVVTVVDGTGCATSQTAVIGAPQGFDIKTTVASAKCTGSADGTINVSSTGGTGSYQYQIGTGVFQAGTLFTGLAATTYEITVKDGNGCLGKKSVAVPQPQPLQLTATVTPVNCFGDNSGSVTLKPSGGTGSVQYQLASTKIPQASATFKNLALGDYTVVGTDSNGCTALLPVKVGKSDALKIQASTVAATCCVCPTGSVALTVAGGTGTGRQFQLLGRPLQVSNQFAGLPPGTYRFRVTDEVGCADSVTAAVTDAASISLTAGRIKDVACTGGRDGEAAVQVVGGTKPFVYYWQTENRDTLRAYTQAQTGLAEGTYTVSVSDSNRCTTTTTFVTVKALAPVPPKPVVVKNSNSLSVVEVTGIQWYIRVDTTAGKPLPNATSSTLVPFQSGRYYVIVTQNGCASPPSDYVAFVVTALSEPVGDLSVRVVPNPVTDRLRLDIEQTQRQSVQVQLLDISGRSVRAYEIPAFTGKRQAEWPLAGITPGQYLLKANAGSRQSVIRVLVE; from the coding sequence ATGAACGTACGTTTACCATTTTTTTATTGGCTTAACCTCACGCATTGCTGGCTGGCAATTACGTGTTCTCTATTCCTGTTGGTAGCGGCACCACAAGCAGCAAAAGCCGTAACCTATCTTCATACCGACGCCAAACTCGCTGGGACCGGTTCTGTGTTGGGTAACAGCCCGCTGGCCGATCCGGTATTGACGTTTACGCCCGCTTCGCCCGCTGTTTGTTCGGGAGGGAGCATTTCTCTGGCGTTGGCGGGTTGCCCTGCCACCGGAATGGTTCGGTGGTCAACCGGTCAGACGGGAGCGAGTATCAGCGTCAGGCCAGCCCAGTCAACGAGCTACACCGCTACCTGTTCGGTTAGCGGCCCACAGGGAACAACTACATCGGCTAGTAGTCTGGTTACGGTTCATCAACCGATTACTATTACCGCCGGACCATCGGCTGCATCTGCCTGTGAAGGAATGGCCGTAACATTTTCGGCAACAGCAACCGGCTCTCCCATTACTTACGCCTGGTCGCGAAATGGGGCAGCCATTGCTGGTGCGACCAGCGCCCAACTAATGCTTCCCAGCGTCAGCCTGGCCCAGGCTGGTGCTTACGCCGTTACCTTGTCGAACCAATGCAATACGGTATCCAGTGTCCCCGTAGCACTCACCATTGCACCCGGTATAGAGATAAAAGCTATTCCTACACCGGCCAATTGCTTTGGGTCCAGCACCGGCCAGATCTTTATCGGTGCCACGGGTGGTACGGGTCCTCAACAGTTTCAGTTGAATGGCCAGTCTACGCAAACGTCCAATATTTTCGCCAATCTGAAAGCCGGTACCTACCAGGTTTCGGTCAGAGATGTGCTCGGCTGTAGTGCTCAGACAACGGCGGAAATAAAGCAGCCGGTGCCCGTAGTATTGACGGCAAAAGCGGTGAACGCCAAATGCTCGGGTGGGTCCGACGGGGGTATACTGGTAGCCGCCAGTGGAGGCAATGCGCCCTATAAATTTCAGATCAACGGAGGCCCCCTGCAAACGGGTGAATCGTTCTTCGATTTGAAAGATAAATCGACCTACGTTGTTACGGTGGTTGATGGAACGGGTTGTGCCACCTCGCAGACCGCCGTCATTGGTGCTCCTCAGGGCTTTGATATTAAAACAACCGTCGCGTCGGCCAAATGTACCGGTTCAGCCGATGGAACGATCAACGTGTCCTCGACGGGTGGCACCGGATCGTACCAATACCAGATTGGAACGGGTGTTTTCCAGGCCGGTACGTTGTTCACGGGCTTAGCCGCCACTACGTATGAGATTACGGTTAAGGATGGCAATGGTTGTTTGGGTAAAAAATCAGTGGCGGTTCCACAACCGCAGCCTTTGCAGCTTACGGCTACCGTCACACCCGTCAACTGTTTTGGGGACAACAGCGGGAGTGTTACGCTGAAACCAAGCGGTGGAACTGGCTCAGTGCAGTACCAGTTGGCATCCACGAAAATCCCACAGGCGAGTGCTACGTTCAAAAACCTTGCCTTGGGTGATTACACGGTCGTCGGCACCGATTCCAATGGCTGTACCGCCTTATTACCAGTTAAGGTTGGTAAATCCGATGCGTTAAAAATACAGGCGTCCACGGTGGCGGCCACCTGTTGCGTATGTCCGACGGGCAGTGTTGCGCTAACCGTTGCCGGTGGTACCGGAACCGGCCGCCAGTTTCAGCTGCTCGGTCGCCCTCTTCAGGTTAGCAATCAATTTGCCGGGTTACCGCCCGGCACATACCGCTTCCGGGTTACGGATGAAGTTGGTTGTGCCGATTCGGTAACAGCGGCCGTTACCGATGCCGCGTCGATATCGCTCACGGCAGGACGAATCAAAGATGTTGCCTGTACGGGTGGGCGCGATGGCGAAGCGGCTGTTCAGGTTGTGGGAGGGACCAAACCGTTCGTTTATTACTGGCAAACCGAAAACAGAGACACGTTGCGAGCCTATACCCAGGCGCAGACGGGGTTGGCCGAGGGTACGTATACGGTTAGTGTGTCAGACAGTAACCGATGTACCACGACCACTACGTTTGTCACGGTAAAAGCCCTGGCTCCCGTTCCACCCAAACCCGTTGTTGTAAAGAACAGCAACTCGCTTTCGGTCGTTGAGGTGACGGGTATTCAATGGTATATCCGGGTCGATACGACCGCTGGCAAACCGTTACCAAATGCGACATCGTCTACGCTGGTGCCCTTTCAGAGTGGCCGTTACTATGTTATTGTCACCCAGAATGGCTGTGCGTCGCCCCCCTCCGATTATGTTGCGTTTGTCGTAACGGCTTTGTCGGAACCCGTGGGCGATTTGTCGGTGCGAGTCGTGCCGAACCCAGTCACGGATCGCTTGCGGCTCGACATTGAACAGACGCAGCGCCAGTCAGTGCAGGTGCAGTTGCTGGATATATCGGGTCGTTCGGTTCGGGCATATGAGATACCCGCGTTCACGGGCAAACGACAGGCGGAGTGGCCTTTGGCGGGTATTACACCGGGTCAGTATCTGCTGAAAGCTAACGCTGGTAGCCGTCAATCGGTCATTCGGGTACTGGTCGAGTAA